ACTCAGGAGTCCGAAGTCTTTTCAGAACAAAACACTGAATATGAATGCCAATCACACGAGTCTGCTTCAGATGTGACAGAAATTGATACGGTAGTTGAACCACATTGTTCAGATGAAGGTGAACGGGAGAAAATCAACTGCTTGGAGTTGGGGGCTGAACCAAATGAATCAGATGAAGCaggtttgttttttcttcttctaaacaGTTGTCTATTATTGTGCTTAGTTCTACTTTGTTGATTGCATGCGTCACTGCGTCAGTGAAGTGATTGGATAATGACATTTGATCACATTTCAGGACCTGACCCGTTACTTGATCTGGAGGAAACTTGTGAGTCCTCGGACCTAGAAACTGAAAATAAGGAAGGCGTTGGAGCCTGCCAAGAAAGTTTTCCCGTCGAGGCATCCGCTGATGCTATGGTACCTGATAACGTTTCGGTGGATGTTACTGATCAAGGTGTTGCTGGTTCGCTTTCTATGATAACTGATTGCGAGATTTATGACGAAGTCAACAATAAGTGTGGTGACCAAGTCAGCAGTGATGAAGATGTCAACAATCGCGCTTTGGTCAGCCAAAAGAAACAAGTTGAGCTCATGGATGGAAAAATCAGCCATGAGAGTGATGATAAAGAAGATAAGAACAATGAGCCAGAAGTGGAGGATGAATCAGATTATTCTAGTTTACTGGAAGGAAGATCTGATGATCAAGGTTTGTTTATGCTCTTTGTAGCAATTGTTAATTAGATGGTTAGTACTTGTACATATAGCGTCCTTCAGCATGGGCTCTAAGTGTTAATCTTTATTGATCGGTTTGCAGGTTCCGAAGTGTTACCTTTACTTGAGGATAGCACTGTGGCAACGCTAGAGGTTTTGCCTTCTGAGACATCTGAAGTTCAAGTGGAGGTTACTTACCAAGATACTCCAACTTTGACTGTTGTGGTTGCTGACGAGGATGTCGCTGCCTCGATCACCTCACCTGGCGGTGATGCTCCAACGGGCGTAAATGAAACTATGGAGTACAACACTGGCGATGTTAACCAGGACATGAAGGATGaaactgaagaagatgaagagtaCCAGCTTCTTGCTGTTGAGGACAAAGATGCCAAGGAAAGTGGCTCGATGATTGGTTCTGAAGGGGTTCCCGAGCTCGACTCAATTTCTAGTTCTGGTGAGCTCCAAGCTGAAGTTAAACCAGAGCAGATGGAAGCAGTGACACATAGCGTTCCTGATGTTGCTGAGGCACAAGCTGAAGAATCCGAGGAACCTGTAACAGGACAGGTAAGCTATGTTGGAAGTTGATAATGTATTTTCTGGTATTCAGTTGATAATGTAGTCCTCAAATCTCTCTTGTTCATCAACAGGTTTCAGTTGAATCTGCTTCGAGTCCTATTGATGGCGAGGTTGTTTCCGAAGAAGTTTCTGCCATGCCAGACCAAGATAACGTCATAGTCTCTTCGGAAAACGTGTCCTCCGATGCTCCGGTTCAATCAGTTGTTTCTGACCCATTGAAGGAAAATGTGACATCTGATGATCTGCATAACAAGACCATGGGGGAACTTAAGAGAATGCTGAA
The Vigna angularis cultivar LongXiaoDou No.4 chromosome 5, ASM1680809v1, whole genome shotgun sequence genome window above contains:
- the LOC108338932 gene encoding zinc finger CCCH domain-containing protein 19 — translated: MDFHSLSRKQLQALCKKNKIPANITNLGMADALAALDQVEGLDEVLNSSEADVGTPNVNLRTAGRASSQRKATKAEVEGSTVKVSASARPLRGARVGVASGVTEQENKDGSVPPVTPAAGRRRATAVSTRRKKEVEIVEEDGDRNDASEVTEQENKDANVPPVTPAAGRRRATAVSTRKKKEVEIVEEDGDKNDAPKTVAAASVARRRATSVSVCTTKNETAGGNSVQRTYSTRRSVRLLENGLSKMSLIDTEDSGFVKIDDDDVSQELSNVSNQVEDSCHTEEGSSLQMDSTVVSEDTQESEVFSEQNTEYECQSHESASDVTEIDTVVEPHCSDEGEREKINCLELGAEPNESDEAGPDPLLDLEETCESSDLETENKEGVGACQESFPVEASADAMVPDNVSVDVTDQGVAGSLSMITDCEIYDEVNNKCGDQVSSDEDVNNRALVSQKKQVELMDGKISHESDDKEDKNNEPEVEDESDYSSLLEGRSDDQGSEVLPLLEDSTVATLEVLPSETSEVQVEVTYQDTPTLTVVVADEDVAASITSPGGDAPTGVNETMEYNTGDVNQDMKDETEEDEEYQLLAVEDKDAKESGSMIGSEGVPELDSISSSGELQAEVKPEQMEAVTHSVPDVAEAQAEESEEPVTGQVSVESASSPIDGEVVSEEVSAMPDQDNVIVSSENVSSDAPVQSVVSDPLKENVTSDDLHNKTMGELKRMLKNLKLGGEKSNCNKTTNKEVDKKRTALQVLPQNQMTNGEAQIDD